From the Lathyrus oleraceus cultivar Zhongwan6 chromosome 3, CAAS_Psat_ZW6_1.0, whole genome shotgun sequence genome, the window CCATAAGATCTTCCTTTACATCTTCCATGAATAGTAAAGAGATCCATGCCCGGATGCCCGACAAAAACGGGTAGCCAGGGGATATTTCTAGGTAATCAAACGCCAGAGCTCTATATGATGACCGATCAATATAATCGAACATGGACTTATTTATGACGCATGCAACCTTCTTTGTATCGTTACGCCCAACCATAACAGAGACACTAACATTCTGATTTTGTCCTGAAGGGATAGTAAACCTAGGTTCAATCGGAAAAGTCATCTTGTATTCAGAACCCTCGAGGTGAAACTTGAGCAGATCGCAAACTCCAGATGGTGGACTTTTGAAACCTGACTGCAGGACAGAGCCAGAGACCACTTCTGAGAAGAGAAGGTTGTTTTCAGCCCAAATGTCAATGAAAAAGTCTAAGTCATCAAAGGAAATTCTCGGAGGAAGAAGAGTTTTGCGTTGCTGGCGTTTATGGAAGGTTTTGTATAACTTGTAGTAATTTTCAGTAGGAGGGTTGGGTCGCTTGCAGATTGACGGCCATCTCTTGGCACACTGACATTTCCAAAAGAAATCGTCTTTAGCTAAGTCTTTCCACTGCTTACAGACAGACATACACGAAGCAAGATCAACACCCTCCAGTAAAGGGAAAACAGCCTTCAAAACTTCTTCTGATTCCATTGATGATCCAGAGTTTCAATCAATTGATCATACACTGCAATGAAACATTCAATATGTTAACATCTGAAGAATTCCAAGAGAGTGAAATAGAAACATGGAAAAAATTGACAAGCTGTCGACTGGTAAGACGTAGACGTAAACACTTCTCCAAGCAAACATAATACTTGCATTATCAAAACAAGCAATGATTAGTGAATAGCAGAATCCATATATTGTAccaataaaatacaatttttaTTCTGTAAATTCAAAAACTTGGTGAATCCTGGTGGATTATTCATGAAATTCAAATTTAATCACAAGATAAGTCCAGTGCCTATCAATCATTACAAAGGAGAAGAAGGGAAAAATAAAGgataaaaaggaaacaaaataAAATCTTAGTTAAATGGCGTTGAGCTTGCAAACTAACAATTAACAAAATACAAAATGGCTTCTTAAAGTCTTCGCTATATCAAAACAGGTAAGATTTTGCAACCAACTACAGAGTATTTAACTGAAACAAGTACTCCCCATGCCAACCCTATATCTAATGGTGAAGGAAACAATCTCATAACGCAATGACATTATGATAATCTATTTGTTCAATCATGTTAAGAACCGAAACATCATGCTTTCATATAACCACAAATACCAGATACTGTATCAACTGCATTAGCAATCCTCACTCCACTTAACATTCTTATTAATGCAAGACACAATGGACAGGAATATGGTTACGGAATTTAGAGCATCCGCGTACAAAATGACAACCAAAAGTACAATACTCAATCTTTAGAAACTCACATCCTTTTCAAGTTTTTAAGAGACTCACATCCTTTTCAACAACCAAGCTTCTATACAAAGCGTTAGTTTCAACTGCATAGATCAACTTTCGCTCATAATGTTCTATCCATGACCATGCTTCTATACAAAGCGTTAGTTTCGAGATTTGTTTTAATAACTTTTCTTATAATTTTTTAGGTCTTCCTCTATCTCTAGTTATTTGACTTCTCTCCATCCGATATAATCTCCTTACCACAGCCTCAGGTCTACTCTCTACATGCTCAAACCACCTAAGTCTATTTTCTACTATAGGTGCTACACTAGCACTCTCTCTAacattgtcatttttattttatCCTATCTTGCTTACCAGTTACCACACATCaaacacaacattttcatctaTGCTAGACTAACTTTATTCTCATGTTATTCTTAACCGCTTAAAATTTTCCCGTCAACTTGAGCACTACCTTTGTGATAGATAAAACCCCTAAAGCCCACCTCAATTTAACTCACATCCTTTAGCATAGAAAACATAAATCTAGAAATTTTCTTTTCAGAATCTAGATTCAGATCAGAATATAGCACCTTACAATCCACATATACATAAATCTTCAATTAATCACAGAGCAACATCGTGACAAAATTTAAATCCTAAAATCGAATTAACACGCAAAAAAACACAAATCGAAATCAATATGCGAAGAAAGAGATATATGAACCACCGTTGATTTGTGCGAGTATGGATTGTAGAGATCTGGAGGTAGGAGAAGATGTGGATTAGGTTGATGATTTGGTTCGGTGGTGAAATTGATGTAAACCCTAGATCGTGATTCACGATTAGAGAGATATCAGATATTCTGGTAAAAGGAAAACGAAAATGGAAGGGAAGGGAAGTAAGCAAATGAAGGTGTTTCTTTAATCATATGGAAATGGAATTATGTAATCCCATCAGTCCCATATTTTACATATTATAATCAAATTTCACTTATTTCATTCAATAATTCTATCTAAGTTAGATATATTGATAATTTAATGAATTTAAAAAAGtaaaattttattaataatatgaaaatgagaaaataCTAATTTGATGTAAAATGGGCCAACCAAATTCAAAGTGGTAGATTTTGAGAAAATTTTGACTAACACTCCTCTCAATTAGACTATGCACCCCATGTTATTAACAATTTTATTATAATACTCATAGTTAAAAAATATAACTTTCATTATTGAcaatattattatttttagattttaaaaaagTTTAGACCGAAGTATGATCCATGTTTATCAGTTGACGTAGAAGGAAGAAAAAGACAAGTGTAGTGTTATGAATTTCTAAAAAAAATCGTGAATTTATTGGTGGAGGACGAAAGAAGGGGGCAATGGAGGTTAACATGCTATTACGGGTATCTAGAACGAGGAAGAAGAAGACAAACTTGGGATTTGCTCTATAAACTATGTGACATGTCTAGTGTTTTGTGGTGTATCGTAGGAGACTTCAATGATCTGTTATCTCAAGAAGACAAATAGGGTATTCATCCTCATCCAAACTGGTTATACGTGGGATTTCAGAATGTCATAGAAGAGTGTGACTTAACAGATATCAATCTGGAGGGCCACCCATTTACTTGGTGTAAGAGCAGGGGTACTGAACAAATGGTGGAGGAAGGGCTTGATAGAACGTTAGCTAATACGGAATGGTTGTCGTTATTCCTTGATGTAAAAATGCTTAGTATGTTGGCATCTCATTCCGATCACAATCCTATATTGTTACAATGTGAGCCGATTCAAAGTTGTTGCTACAAATACTCTTTAAAGTTTGAAAATAGGTGGCTACATGAAGAGGATATTTAGGAGGTTGTTATTGTTGGGTGGAATCAAGAAACAGGCGTTGAAATTAATCAATGTATATCTGGCTACGCGGAAGAATTGAAACGCTGGAGTAGAAGAAATTTTTTGAATTTCAAAACGAAGTTGAAAGAGTGCGTGGAGAGAATGGAAATGTATAGTAGTTGCAATAATTCCTCTAATATCGATAAATTTTTTGATACACAACGACAATATAACAAAATCATCACTCAAGAAGAGACTTATTGGAAGTAGAGAGCTAAGATGCATTGACTTCATATGGTGATCTGAACACTAAGTTTTTTCATATGTCAGCCACATCGAGAAGGGAATTTAAAAAGATTAGCATGTTGCTTTATGATGATAATGCGGAAGTAAAAGATCAGTCAGGGTTGTGTGAAGTTGCTAAGGAGTATTTCAACAAACTGTTTGCGGAAAAAAATGGTATTCATGAACTGGTGCTAGCTACTATCGAGCAAATAATTTCTAGGGAAGATAATGATAAACTCCTCGTGCCTATTGCCAAAGATGAGTTGTTCGAAGCTCTTACTCGCATGCATCTGAATAAGTCACCGAGGCCCGATGGGTTTAATCCAGCATTTTATCAAAAAATTTAGGGGTTGTGTGGTGAAGATATCTTTGAGGTAATTGaagcacctcaaatttgcacctatcattgtacatacattctcatattaggtcatagcattaacatagtccactgcatagcattgcattgtccatttgcccaagtgcaagttcaactgacagaattaggtcaaattggtcaggagatcagtcaatcaagcaagcaagtgcaatttccattgaggcaaggccctagggttggtccaacatgttcacatgacctaggggtccttttgaagtgatttggtcaaggtttggatgctcaaaagtcatcagtcaatgtgcagtccaccagaaaccctagaaggtcaaatatggtcaattgtggtcaactgtgcatttaatcagtgattggatggtgggaattggtttgagaggtctcattcatgtccatatacacctcatataacatgtcaagcatccacattgaagaatttgaagtcagacaagaaatttccaaaaatagaaagttgacctgtaattggaatttgccaaaaatggaaagtcttgctcctcaaaattacttcatcatacaagcttcaactgaatttttgcccaacatgaaagttgaatatcttgttcttgcctttccaaaaagtccaagaacactcaattcccatttatggttggcaagttatgatcaaatcattctcaagaatttttgaacttcaaagtggcatatcttccaaaccatttggccaaattgggtggggttttttgctacaagtcctatttgatgtgctctatccaaatctttcatcacaattcaccaaaaacctACCAAGCAAAATGGCCATTTTCAAAGTAGCATGAATTAATTAAGTGAAGTGAAAAAATGGACTTTTAATTTAAACATTTCCAATGATTTTTACCACTTGGAATTGTCTTGAAATCACATTTGGAATTTGTTAGaggcccaaattcgtgcacaTTCATACACCCCATGTAATTTGGCTTGGTTTTTAGCAATTGTCCAAAACATGTCATTTTAAGCAAAACCAATTACCACTTCAATTAATCATGCTTAGAAACACTAAACAGAGGATATATACTTCATTTTCCAATCTGCAGAAGCCCTAGCCACACTCtcaaaaaacaaaaaaactcTCTTGCTCTCAAATTCTCATTTCTTCATTTTTGCAACTTTTCTGGAAAGTATTCAAAGAACACGAGCTTGGTTGGTTTGTTTCATCACTTGCCATCATTTCTGAGCATTTTTCAAGCAGCAACACACGACTGTAAACCATTTTCCAGCTCTGCTACATCAAAGCTCCATCCATGGCAGTCTTCGATTTGAGCTATTTCCAACATTGCTGAGCCAAAACCTTTCACTCAATCATCATTTGGAACACATTGGAGCACCTGTTTCTGCTTTCTATAGCCAAACAACAACTGCATCACAACTGTGCTTCAAATTTGGTAAGAAATCAAACTTAACCATTCCCAAAATTATGACATGCTTTATATAGATCTCTCCTTGCTGATCATTTTAAACTTTAAATCGATGAAAATGGTTAAGTATGCTGAAAGTTATGTTGACATGAAGTTTCACATGTGAATATGTTTGTGCCTTGTTCATCTTTGTTAGCTCGATTTAGTAAAAATGGTTGTTGGATTATTGATGAGCATGTTGAGCTGATTCTATTGGTATGTCTGTTTTCCATTTCTGGGCAAAAAAGTTTTTCACGATtttggatgatgatgaacagtAAGCATGAAACCCTAGGGGTGTTTTCCAGATCGCGTTTTGGCCTACTGTATTTGGTTTTGCATGAACTTCCCACTGTTTCATTGCCCATGACGAATTGCAGCGTGacacctcactaagtgaaacgcagcgtttcacttagtgagcCCAGATATTACCAAATTGCCACCGGtttttaattatttcatttaaatcaatttcatttgcaatatttatttcatttgatatgctcaacttacaaaaatcatagcacactcgtttttgatccaaaattcatgggactttttgcaaaatgttcatcttgatctatagttttttatcataatttttccagattttttgcatgtatggattttaaatggttctagggtttgtcatatgtgtccattttatgtatgtcttaccaaatcaattgtgaaatgatgatacattatccaatgcctttgaaattttttgtgcttaaactagacacattcatggtgattttggtgtagagtttgtgaatttatcattgctggttgtggagttatgattttttgaattagggtgtgacaatttgtgtcacaccattgatgtccaacttcatgatttttattaccatgcttaatgaactcaaattggcttgaatttttgcatgaacctacttgtggatgtctagcttacatgtgaatttttttctggaattattgatggcatttcctatttgtttgataatttctcccctgtttgtccaaaatgttgactttggtgacacatgatgccatatgatttgtgaaattctcatacattattggatgaacatgaaatttgacatgtgattagtagacatcttaaggtttatcatggttttaatcccattcatttctcatatgttgtcactgatttatgatttattgaagtttttgaatgtttggttgacttcttttagcatgtttgaacttgccctgcctttctgattttcatttccctacttcccatgatccaaataagctgaaatttggtgtgcttatcatgttatggatgatgtttgatcatgaattatttgagaatttattgatttgtttatgattggttttgagttgagtcttgctgttgacttctatgagcttccacatgtcatgctttgacctaatttgcttatgaaatgatgatgatgattgatatgaacatgaaaccaattgagtttgtttcttgattgtttgaacttgattttggacacttgtcatttgctgttctgacttttttatctctttttgaccctaggcttgtcctagtggtcttgttgctcatgtttgagttcattttttcaggttaagaagcaattgcccaaagaaacttatacaagttgaatgagtttgatttgattatcatgactaacttgtttgttttgaaggttgtttggctcacatgctttgagccttgtgcattgcacatttaactgattgtgttgactgttgatctctatctcattttgatttaactttgaattgtatactgatgttgtctgactggtttcaggtacctttagttgcttatagttctttaagaactttgctttgctttgcttaagagcaatttgcattgaggtatactttcttatcttcatgtagtct encodes:
- the LOC127128622 gene encoding F-box protein At5g39250, with amino-acid sequence MESEEVLKAVFPLLEGVDLASCMSVCKQWKDLAKDDFFWKCQCAKRWPSICKRPNPPTENYYKLYKTFHKRQQRKTLLPPRISFDDLDFFIDIWAENNLLFSEVVSGSVLQSGFKSPPSGVCDLLKFHLEGSEYKMTFPIEPRFTIPSGQNQNVSVSVMVGRNDTKKVACVINKSMFDYIDRSSYRALAFDYLEISPGYPFLSGIRAWISLLFMEDVKEDLMDVFGIQMDFCDVANSKEEVLWLMDMLDWK